DNA sequence from the Streptomyces sp. NBC_01497 genome:
GGACGAGTCCCTCACCGGCGACCCGCACCGGCTCGTCCGGGCCGGGGAAGCGGGGCGGGAGCGGCGGAAGGAGAGGCGCGGACGGCGGTTCCGGCAGCCCGGTGACGGTGGAGGAACCGGGCCCCGGGCCGGAGTCGGCGCCTCGGGAAGGATCGGGATCGGGTCGGGTCACGCGGGCTCCTCGTCCGTTCACGGCCGGGCGACCCGTGCGCGTACCGGCGGCGGCCCGGGTAGGTGCGCGACACCGCACGTACCGCGCCCGATCGTGCCACGGCGCCGCCGAACGCGGTCACGGGGATTCGGACACCGGCCGCCCATCCCCCTGGCGACCCTTGTCCTCGTGCCCGGCCCGGGCAGGGGGGATGCCCCAGGTTGCCAGGCTCCCGCCCGGGGTGGAAACAATGCGGACTTCCTGCGGGCCGGTGATCTCCCAGGGTTCGTAATCGTCAGATGCGGAAACGTGGAGGGAGGTTCCACCTTCCAGACAGATCTGCAAATCTCCGGTTTTCAGGGCGTGCAGGTATCGAACTTCCTGATGAAGCAATGACAGAATGGGGGCGAGCTGCTGCGCATCTCCTTCCGGATCGATCGTCAAGCCGGCTCCGTCCATGGCCGCCATTCTGATGTGTTCTTCGATACGCACCTCGAACGACGTATCGGGGGAGCCGATGACCAAAGAGATCGCCCAATCGAAGCTGACGCGCGCCACGGTGCAGTCCTCAACCGGGAGACTCCAATAATCTCCGGCATCGAACAATTCCGCTTCACTCATTTCGGCCACCAGCTCCATGAAGTTCCGACAGGTATATGTGTGGCAGACTTCGGTCCCGGCTTTCCTGCTATGTCCACGGGTTGACCGAGGTCGTTGTACGCTCGAATATACCCGTCGGGATACCGGGGGGTCGGGTCCATGACTCTAATCATGTCCGCATTTCCTTCCGCACCCGGACGTTGAAACACGACGCCCTTACCGTTGTCCGCGGTCCGCGGTTCCCAGCCCTCGGGGACCGGCTCGGGGGTGTTGTCCGCCGCCTCGGAGAATCTCGCCTGCTCGTCCGGTGCGGGCTCGTCAGGGGGCGGATCCTCGTCTCCCCCGCCGGTCGGCGGTTCGTCCCCGCCGCCACCCCCACCGCGTCCCCCACCGCCCGATCCGCCCCGTCCCCCCACCCCCGCCGGCTCGCGGGCCTCCGTCTCGGCGAGTTCGCGGTCCAGGGCCTGAGTGACCTCGGTCGTCTCGGCGTCGACCGCCTCTATCTCCGGGACGCCTTCGGCGGCGGCCTGAAGATAGGTCTCGATGTCCGCGATCATGTCGACGCTGATATCGGTGACGGCGGCGTCCAGGGCGACTTCGACGCCACCGAGTATCCCCGCCGCCTCCGCACCGTCCAGCGCGGCAGCGCCCACGTCCGAGGCGCCGCCGGTGAAGGGGGTGAGGATGATGCCGACGGCAGTCGTCAGGCCGAGCGCGATACCCGCTCCGGCAAGCTTGTGCTCCGTGCTGCTGTGGGCCTCGTCGATCGCGGAGGCGAACGTGTCACAGGCAGCCGCGAGTTTGTCGCACGCGTCCTTGGCGGCCGACAGGGGTGCGCTCTTCGCACCGCCGCCGTCCTGCCAGACCCTGGCCCAAAACGCGGCCATCGCGTGCACGGAGTCGTCGGAGTTGTTGTCGGTCAACGCCTGCACCTGTCCGTGCAGGTCGTGGCCCAGCGTGTCGAGCCCGGTGGATGCGGTCCTGTAGGCGGTGGCCGCGTCGCGGAGCTTGTCCTGATGGCCGTTGGGCCAGTACTTCGCCAGCACCGACGGCATGGACGAACTGCCCGCGCCGATCGCCGAGGCCGCGTCCGGATACATGATGTCCGTGAAGACAGTCGGCGCCGGGTAGAGGACCGGGGCCCCCTTGCCCTTCTTCGGGTTGGAGTGGTGGTCGGCCTTGAGGTAGTTGTTCGCCGTCGTCACCAGAGCGCCGGACGCCTGGCCTATGGCACGCACGGCGGCGGAGAACGTGGTGAAGAGGGCGCCTGCCGCCGGGTCGTACTTCGCGCCGAACTTCTGGCCGTACGCGTCGTTGCCCGCCATCCCCGCGGCGCCCTGGAGGGCGGTGTTGAGCGCGCTCGCGATCGAGTCGAGACGCGACTGCCCCGAAGCGAACTCCCCTGAGGCGAAGTTCAGGTCGTCCGGATAGAGGTCGATCGACTGCGCCG
Encoded proteins:
- a CDS encoding WXG100-like domain-containing protein; the encoded protein is MSRPADDGGPAQSIDLYPDDLNFASGEFASGQSRLDSIASALNTALQGAAGMAGNDAYGQKFGAKYDPAAGALFTTFSAAVRAIGQASGALVTTANNYLKADHHSNPKKGKGAPVLYPAPTVFTDIMYPDAASAIGAGSSSMPSVLAKYWPNGHQDKLRDAATAYRTASTGLDTLGHDLHGQVQALTDNNSDDSVHAMAAFWARVWQDGGGAKSAPLSAAKDACDKLAAACDTFASAIDEAHSSTEHKLAGAGIALGLTTAVGIILTPFTGGASDVGAAALDGAEAAGILGGVEVALDAAVTDISVDMIADIETYLQAAAEGVPEIEAVDAETTEVTQALDRELAETEAREPAGVGGRGGSGGGGRGGGGGGDEPPTGGGDEDPPPDEPAPDEQARFSEAADNTPEPVPEGWEPRTADNGKGVVFQRPGAEGNADMIRVMDPTPRYPDGYIRAYNDLGQPVDIAGKPGPKSATHIPVGTSWSWWPK
- a CDS encoding DUF6188 family protein; this translates as MELVAEMSEAELFDAGDYWSLPVEDCTVARVSFDWAISLVIGSPDTSFEVRIEEHIRMAAMDGAGLTIDPEGDAQQLAPILSLLHQEVRYLHALKTGDLQICLEGGTSLHVSASDDYEPWEITGPQEVRIVSTPGGSLATWGIPPARAGHEDKGRQGDGRPVSESP